From the genome of Winogradskyella forsetii, one region includes:
- a CDS encoding glycosyltransferase: MKILLFGEYNRSQWNIKNGLIALGHEAIVVSNRDGFKKVDVDIELIDPYKPYFLKKLRNLIKKLLGIDLSALSIKRQIKKNKNKLSNYDIVQFINEAPFDFDRKHQQQIFEWLTDWNKNLFLLSAGLDYSSVLYAHEKKFRYSILTPYFDNKGTKKDFSPALSYLTPEHIKLHKKIFHTIKGVISNDLDYHIPLVGYRKYLGMIPHAINLSKLNYTAPEIKDKIIIFHGINTFNYFKKGNDIFDAALEIISKKYADRIEIIIARNLPYKEYIKKFDKAHILLDQVYAYDQGYNALEAMAKGKVVFTGAEKEWEDYYKVMPDTIAINALPDVTQIINKLIWLIENPEKIIEISKNARRFVEQHHDHINCAKMYLEKWD; this comes from the coding sequence ATGAAAATTTTACTGTTTGGGGAATATAACAGGTCACAATGGAATATAAAAAATGGACTTATTGCATTAGGGCACGAGGCTATTGTTGTGAGTAACAGAGATGGTTTTAAGAAAGTTGACGTTGATATTGAATTAATAGATCCTTACAAGCCTTACTTCTTAAAAAAACTAAGAAACCTAATAAAAAAGCTTTTGGGAATAGACCTATCTGCATTATCAATAAAACGTCAAATTAAAAAAAACAAAAATAAACTCTCAAATTACGATATTGTTCAGTTTATTAATGAAGCTCCTTTTGATTTTGATAGAAAACATCAACAGCAAATTTTTGAGTGGTTGACAGATTGGAATAAAAACCTTTTTTTACTTTCTGCTGGCTTAGACTATTCAAGTGTCTTATATGCCCACGAAAAAAAATTTAGATATTCAATTCTTACTCCTTATTTTGACAACAAAGGAACTAAAAAAGACTTTTCACCCGCATTGAGTTACCTGACCCCAGAACATATTAAATTGCACAAAAAAATTTTTCATACTATAAAAGGAGTCATATCTAATGATTTAGATTATCATATTCCGTTAGTTGGTTATAGAAAGTACTTAGGTATGATTCCACATGCCATTAATCTTAGTAAACTAAATTATACCGCACCTGAAATTAAGGATAAAATAATAATTTTTCATGGTATCAATACCTTTAATTATTTTAAAAAAGGAAATGATATTTTTGATGCCGCTTTGGAAATAATTTCTAAAAAATATGCCGATAGAATTGAAATTATAATTGCCAGGAACCTTCCCTATAAAGAATACATTAAAAAATTTGACAAAGCTCACATATTACTAGATCAAGTATATGCCTACGACCAAGGATATAATGCACTAGAAGCCATGGCAAAAGGAAAAGTCGTTTTTACTGGCGCAGAAAAAGAATGGGAAGATTATTATAAAGTTATGCCAGATACTATTGCTATAAATGCACTACCTGATGTGACACAAATTATCAATAAACTAATTTGGCTCATAGAAAATCCCGAAAAAATCATTGAAATCTCAAAAAACGCCCGACGCTTTGTAGAGCAACATCATGATCACATCAATTGTGCAAAAATGTATTTAGAAAAATGGGATTAA
- a CDS encoding glycosyltransferase, producing the protein MQNKHKKKICIVSRSLSEGGADRVAAMQSIFLTDLGYKVFIVTVLNSIKYPYKGELLNLGEIKEQNDTFIGRLKRLLIFRKFLNKNSIEVIIDHRVRSKAFSEYIISAFIYPKETIYMIHSYAIHLFFPPNKWLTKLLYKKSKKIVCVSHGIENLVKESYDFKNLKTLYNPIDFSYINQLKQEKNMESSPFIFWYGRLDNEVKNLSLLIASYQESLLSKKGIKLILMGNGKDKSLIENKIIKCKLKRYIKILPFSINPFSYINSSRFTVLTSRFEGFPMTILESLACNTPVISVKYDNFEDGVINHKKNGLLVDNHSISALADAFNTFVEDEKLYNHCKSNAKISIEYLSVDRIAKEWQNLIEA; encoded by the coding sequence ATGCAAAATAAGCATAAAAAAAAGATATGTATTGTATCGCGCTCTTTAAGTGAGGGAGGAGCTGATAGAGTTGCAGCTATGCAATCAATTTTTTTAACTGATTTAGGCTATAAAGTGTTTATTGTTACTGTTCTCAATAGTATAAAATATCCATATAAAGGTGAATTGTTAAATCTTGGTGAAATTAAAGAACAGAATGATACTTTTATCGGACGTCTCAAACGTTTATTAATTTTTAGAAAATTTCTAAACAAAAATAGCATAGAAGTCATTATCGATCATCGTGTGCGTTCTAAAGCATTTTCAGAATATATTATTTCTGCATTTATTTATCCAAAGGAAACTATTTATATGATTCATAGTTACGCCATTCATTTATTTTTTCCACCCAACAAATGGTTGACTAAATTACTGTATAAAAAATCTAAAAAAATAGTTTGTGTATCTCATGGTATTGAGAATTTAGTTAAAGAATCGTATGATTTTAAAAATTTGAAGACCTTATATAATCCCATAGATTTCAGTTATATTAACCAATTAAAACAAGAGAAAAACATGGAATCTTCTCCTTTTATTTTTTGGTATGGTAGGCTGGATAATGAGGTTAAAAACCTATCTTTATTAATAGCATCTTACCAAGAATCATTGTTGTCTAAAAAAGGCATAAAGTTAATTCTTATGGGTAATGGTAAGGATAAATCTTTAATTGAAAATAAAATAATAAAATGTAAATTAAAGAGGTACATTAAAATACTACCGTTTTCCATAAATCCATTTTCATATATAAATTCATCTAGATTCACAGTATTGACTAGTAGGTTTGAAGGTTTTCCTATGACTATTTTAGAATCTTTAGCTTGCAACACACCCGTAATAAGTGTGAAATATGATAACTTTGAAGATGGTGTGATAAACCATAAAAAAAATGGTTTATTAGTGGATAATCATAGTATTTCTGCGTTAGCTGATGCATTCAATACATTTGTTGAAGATGAAAAATTATATAATCACTGTAAATCTAATGCCAAGATATCAATAGAATATTTGTCTGTTGATAGGATCGCAAAAGAGTGGCAAAATTTAATTGAAGCATAA
- a CDS encoding sugar 3,4-ketoisomerase produces MKMTTIEDVFILEIPRVHDERGILAVVEGDLLPFEIKRVYYLYDVPSDAFRGGHAHKELYQLIVPLSGSFDVHIKDGENKMTFSLNKPHKGLLIVPGIWREIDNFSSGCVCLVLASDEFNEDDYIRKYRDFLAFKKP; encoded by the coding sequence ATGAAAATGACGACAATAGAGGATGTTTTTATTTTGGAAATTCCAAGAGTGCATGACGAACGTGGTATCTTAGCCGTTGTTGAAGGGGACTTACTGCCATTTGAAATAAAGCGAGTATATTATTTATACGATGTTCCATCTGATGCTTTTAGAGGGGGCCATGCTCATAAGGAATTGTACCAGCTTATTGTTCCACTTTCTGGTAGTTTTGATGTGCACATTAAGGATGGTGAAAACAAAATGACTTTTAGTTTAAATAAACCGCATAAAGGTCTTCTAATAGTGCCAGGAATATGGCGCGAAATTGATAATTTTTCTTCGGGATGCGTTTGCTTAGTTTTGGCCTCTGACGAATTTAATGAAGATGACTATATTAGAAAGTATAGGGACTTTTTAGCTTTTAAAAAGCCATAA
- a CDS encoding glycosyltransferase family 2 protein, with product MSETPFFSVIIPLYNKEQYISECLKSALNQTFKNYEVVIINDGSTDDSVSIVESIISNKITLFSQENLGVSAARNNGAYNAKGTYLAFLDADDIWKPTHLELFKESIDNFPNAGLYANNYEIKYADDHIIPAKIQIEGNDDKPFVLTDFFKASIQDTAVWTSAAAIKREKFFDYDMFNPIYLSSQDLDLWIRIALNEAIVFNPKSSMIYDKSIEGSLGKTEDNDARFILFNSFHSYENNNLSLKKYLDIKRYGLALRTKIRGESKIYSDTLKTIDFRNLNSKQKILLKTPTFILQVLNKLRPYIIKSKIYLWLFKS from the coding sequence ATGAGTGAGACGCCTTTTTTTTCTGTGATTATTCCTTTGTATAATAAAGAGCAATACATTTCTGAGTGCTTGAAAAGCGCATTGAATCAAACATTTAAAAATTACGAAGTCGTAATTATCAATGACGGGTCTACAGATGACAGTGTTTCTATTGTAGAATCAATTATTTCCAATAAAATTACACTGTTTTCTCAAGAGAACTTAGGGGTTAGTGCTGCAAGAAATAACGGAGCTTATAATGCCAAAGGGACTTACCTAGCATTTCTAGATGCTGACGACATTTGGAAACCCACTCATTTAGAATTATTTAAAGAAAGTATAGACAATTTTCCAAATGCAGGTTTGTACGCTAATAATTATGAAATAAAGTATGCTGATGATCATATTATACCAGCAAAAATACAAATTGAAGGTAATGATGATAAGCCATTTGTTTTAACTGATTTTTTTAAAGCAAGTATACAAGATACAGCTGTCTGGACATCTGCTGCTGCAATAAAAAGGGAAAAGTTTTTTGATTACGACATGTTTAACCCTATCTATTTAAGTAGTCAAGATTTAGATTTATGGATTAGAATAGCTTTGAATGAAGCTATTGTTTTTAATCCAAAGTCTTCAATGATTTACGACAAATCAATAGAAGGGAGCTTAGGTAAAACAGAAGATAATGATGCTAGATTTATTTTATTCAATTCATTTCATAGCTACGAAAACAATAACCTATCGCTCAAAAAATATTTAGACATAAAACGTTACGGATTGGCTTTAAGAACTAAAATTCGAGGTGAATCAAAAATCTATAGTGATACTTTAAAAACCATAGACTTTAGAAATTTAAATTCTAAACAAAAAATTTTACTTAAAACACCTACGTTTATTCTACAAGTTTTAAATAAATTAAGACCGTATATTATTAAGAGTAAAATTTATTTATGGCTTTTTAAAAGCTAA
- a CDS encoding capsular polysaccharide export protein, LipB/KpsS family, whose translation MSLKVFSLYFSGFLYTLLRFKYSNWISVKAWYLAQRKKQLYTSIINSQNSYKNLNFNDYYAFHAALTKNISTKSLQLQTLAYIDIFDEIFANETPDYLISIGDSRLCMEIAIALAKTKKIKVRYIEQGPFNTTFFDDKGVNANISIREKDNYQSTKINEHPISDDKASNKIYSRSPIYRGIDMVLMTLFENTAFYPPDLKYTDLNSYRPKRSHPKIQHFYHEQMALLILQVPLDVNMIYHSPNYKSHTEIVESIYSNLPKNLKLVVREHPLYTNKYEDSLYDYINQNAILIDNSTPLDLAIDSAMMVIVNNSTVGIEAILKYKTVVVLGDAFYDNPAVCIKLENKKELSIILEKAIENEPNKAKIDAFKQELFNSVLLKGAITDNPLQSSITIANKLLTNE comes from the coding sequence ATGAGCTTAAAGGTATTCAGCCTTTATTTTAGTGGATTCCTTTATACACTTCTTCGATTTAAATATAGCAATTGGATTTCGGTAAAAGCATGGTATTTGGCACAACGCAAAAAACAACTTTATACTTCAATTATAAATTCTCAAAACAGTTATAAAAATTTAAACTTTAATGATTATTATGCATTTCATGCTGCCTTAACTAAAAATATTTCGACAAAATCACTGCAATTGCAAACCTTAGCTTATATAGATATTTTTGATGAAATTTTCGCTAATGAAACACCAGATTATCTTATCAGTATAGGCGATTCTAGATTGTGCATGGAAATTGCGATTGCATTGGCCAAAACAAAAAAAATTAAAGTACGTTATATAGAACAAGGGCCTTTCAATACGACATTCTTTGACGACAAAGGTGTTAATGCCAATATTAGTATTAGAGAAAAAGATAATTATCAATCCACAAAAATTAATGAACATCCGATTTCTGATGACAAGGCGAGTAATAAAATCTATAGTAGATCTCCTATTTACCGTGGGATAGATATGGTTTTAATGACCTTATTCGAAAACACCGCTTTTTATCCACCAGATTTAAAATATACTGACCTAAATAGTTACAGACCTAAGCGTTCCCATCCTAAAATTCAACACTTTTACCATGAGCAAATGGCATTATTAATATTGCAGGTGCCTTTAGATGTTAATATGATTTATCACAGTCCCAACTATAAATCGCACACCGAAATCGTTGAAAGCATCTATTCTAACCTTCCTAAAAATTTAAAATTGGTGGTTAGAGAGCATCCGCTTTACACTAACAAATATGAAGATAGCTTATACGATTATATTAACCAAAATGCGATATTAATTGATAATTCCACTCCTCTGGACTTAGCTATAGATAGCGCAATGATGGTGATTGTTAATAATTCAACTGTCGGTATTGAAGCTATTCTAAAATACAAAACTGTTGTTGTTTTAGGCGACGCATTTTATGATAATCCAGCTGTTTGTATTAAACTAGAAAACAAAAAAGAGCTGTCAATTATCTTAGAAAAAGCAATAGAAAATGAACCTAACAAAGCGAAAATCGATGCTTTTAAACAGGAACTATTTAATAGTGTTTTATTAAAAGGAGCAATAACAGATAACCCCTTACAATCTTCAATAACTATTGCTAATAAATTACTGACAAATGAGTGA